The Equus asinus isolate D_3611 breed Donkey chromosome 14, EquAss-T2T_v2, whole genome shotgun sequence genomic sequence GCTCAGcatccccaccctcccttccAGTCGTCTTCTCCCGGTCCACATCCAGGTTCTGGCACCACTGTCGCCTGAGCCAGAAAGCTGAGGTCCTGAGTCTTCCATATCCACCCAGGTCATCAAGTCTTAATGAGCTCTTAATGTCTTTCACACCTCCACCTCCATCTCCGCAGCTGTCCCTTGCTCCTTGATCGCCCTGCATCCCTTACTTTTTATACTGCTGCCAAAGTCATTTTACTAATATGCGAATCTGATGCTCCTACCTCCATCCTTAAACTCTGTGCAGTTCTGCAGTAAGCTCTTAACTGGATGTGATCCCACCTCCAGTATCTGGGCGCTGCCTCCTGGAGACCCTCCCCCGGCTCCGGCCACACCAAGTGACTTAGAGTCTTGGCATGCACTGAGCTGCTGCACGCTCTCTGGGACCGAAGTTCATTCTGCCTGGATGGCTCGTCCCCTGGTTCCTCGGGCCAAGTCACTGTTGGCCTTCCAGGTGGGGCTTCCTCCCTGGCACTCTGGGAGCGCTCACTGGTCCCTCTAACCCTCTTACAGCACAGACGCCACCCCACTGCCATTTCGAGTTTTACTCTCTGGCTCCCTAGCAGACTGCTCCTGTCTGGTGTCCCCTGCCATCATCTTTGTCCCCCCAGGCCTTGCATGGCAGAAGATGGGATAGCAGATCACACTGGGCTTGCTGCTTGAATGAAAGGGCAGGACCGGGTTTGTGTCTGTGAGCAACACTCATCAAAGTGTTGTTGGGAAATCCCCAAGCCCCATTCTATCATTGACAAATACGGATTTCCCAGCTAGGGGCTCTGCTGGGGTGGAAATCAATTATTGGAAGAGAAGGGAGCCAGAGGCTATGGATTTTGTGGAGTTTGATTACCAAATACTTCACGTGAGGAAGGGAAAATTAACCATGAAATTGACAGGCCAGCTCCGCCAATTTACCTTTAGTCTGATGGGAGAGGACATCACCCAGTGGCTGATGCTAGCAGTTTGCAAGGCGGGGAAGGACGGCGGGCCCCATATGGGTGCCCACAGCTGCCCAGGGGTTAGGAGGCCTGACCCCAGCCCACTTCTCCTCACTGGGTGATGGGGCATGGGGTTGCACCCTAGTTTTCGATGAGCCTGATTTCAGCTGCACTCACCTTATGGTCCATCTCTCACAGCTGCCCCCAGGAGCGCAAGCCCTCTCCACCGCAGGCTAGGACCTCTGCTGGCCCTGAGGCCCTGGCCCTCCGACagtctccattcttttttttttttttttaaagatcttactttttcctttttctccccaaagccccccagtacatagttgtatattcttcgttgtgggtccttctggttgtggcatgtgggacgctgcctcagcgtggtttgatgagcagtgccatgtccgcgcccaggattcgaaccaacgaaacactgggccgcctgcagcggagcgcgtgaacttaaccactcggccacggggtcagcccccaattttttttttttgaggaagattagccctgagctaactgctgccaatccccctctttttgctgaggaagactggccctgagctaacatctgtgcccatcttcctctgctttgtatgtgggacgcctaccacagcatggcttgccaagcgctgccaggttcgcacccaggatccgaaccggcgaaccccgggacaccaaagcggaacgtgcacactcaactgctgcgccaccgggccggccccagtcccCATTCTTGACCTGGCTGTCTCCCTAATGCTAGCCAGGCCCTTACCTGGCCCCTCCATGCCTTCCCCCCCCGGGTGGTTGGGACCATGACCAGTACAGCAGATAAAAGGGAGATGGGAATGGGTTTTGCGGAGCTAAACTTGTGATAAAGAAATAGGATGGTCTcttctgaaaagttaaaaataaggtGGGTCCGAGAGGGGCTATAGTCCCCGAGCCAGATCAAACTGCAGTCACACGAAAAAGGACGAGAAACAGCAAAGGCCACAGAAGCCCCTGGAAGGGTGCAGAGGAGTGACAAATGCAAGGGGCCTTAAGCTTGCAGAaccttctttttaaagttttattacaaACCCGTTAAGCACTGGCGTGTGACAGTGAAAATGCGTCAGCCAGGGAGCCTGACAGGTCTTTGCGGTCGTTTCGGTCACGTTTCGGTCACTCccctcttctgagcctcagtccccGGGctgtaacctggggaaagaaaaagCACCTCCTGGGTTGCTGCGAGGCTAAGAAACCGAAGCACAAAGGTGCAACAGTGCCTGTCACGCAGTGGGTGCTCACTACTTAGGGTGTTGTCCCCAGCGGGGGAGTTATTCGTAATCAGTGGCCACGGCCCCTATAAATTACCTAATATAATTTGTCAAGAAAACCCCCGAGGGAATGAACAGCAGCTGAGCGTGAGCGGGCACGGTTCACATGACGCTCCCTTCCTGCAGGGGTTTGCGCCTCCACTGACCCGGGCCGTCGCGCTGATGGGGATGCCGGGTCGCTCACAACGCCATCACCCACGGGCGGTGACGACCGGGGGCGGCCTGGGGATTCGCCGCTCCAGGACCCTCCTCCAGGCCGACCCTGCCCGCCCCCGTTAAGGGTGGGCTTGAGCCTCCGGATGCCCCCTGGCCAGGGTCGGAGATGGGTGGGACCGGCCCTGGCGCTGGGGTGGAGAGGGGAGTCCGCGGGCCATAAAGGTCACGACCCCAGGGCGGCGTCTCCGGGCCGTCGTGTCTGGGGGGCCCTCCTCGCGGTGGAGATACAGGGACGCAGCTGCAAGGTGAGTACCCACGCGGAGCCGCGGCCAACAACTTGGGCCGCCTCGGCCCCTTTAAGACGCCGGcgggccccgccccgcgccgaccacgccccctccaggccccgccccgcgctGTCCCCGCCCCCCCGCCGGGCGCCGCCCCACGTGACCGGTCTTGTGACTGGCGGGGGAGGCGCGGGGGGAAGCCCGCCGCCGCCGAGAGgggccgccccgccgccgccgccgccgccaccaccgCCTCCGAGGAGGGCCaccccgccgccgcctccgcctccGCGAGGGGCcaccccgccgccgccgccgccgcccgggcgACCCCGCGAGGCCGAGCCGGAGCCGGAGCCAGAGCCGGGCGGGATCGAGCGGgcgccgggccgggcgcggggggCGCCGCCCGCCATGGACCACAAGCCCCTGCTGCAGGAGCGGCCGCCCGCCTACACCCTGGAGGCCGGCCAGGGCGACTTCGCGTGCGGCCCGCACGGCTACGGCGCCATCCCcaccgcgcccccgccgccgccctaCCCCTACCTCGTCACAGgtgggcggggggcgcgggcgggggcggggcgccgggaGCGAACTTGGGGCCGAGTCCCGGGGCGACCCTTAACCCCGAAATCAAGTTTTCTCCGGTCGCGGCGGGGGCCGCGccgaggggcgggggcggggccgggggaaggggggggaACCCGCCGTCGGGTCCCCGAGTCCCGGCGCCGCCCCGGGGCCCTCCGCCTGCCTGGGGGTCGCGCGTCCCGGGCCCGCCGTTCCCAGGCGGCATCACAGCCCGTTTTCAAATTAACTTGGTGAATGCGGTGCCGTCTGCAGATTAGCACCTGATAAAGCCCGTAGTAGGTGCTTAGTGGAGGCAGCTGTCGTCTTGATCTTAGAAAGGACGGGGGTTTTCtgtggggggaggaaggagggcaggagtCGTCCTCACATCCCCCCCACCCCGTTTTCCTGCCTGCCCCTTCTGATGTGCCTTCCTGCCCGCAGGGATACCCACCCACCACCCCAGGGTCTACAACATCCACAGTCGAAATGTCACCCGGTACCCTGCCAATTCCATCGTTGTCGTTGGAGGCTGCCCAGTCTGCAGGTATGTCACAggccttgggggctggccccccaaaaagCCTCTAAGAGCGCTCATACCCAGAAGCTCCTAAGACAGGATGTGGGGGGAGCGGGTCGGGCTTCACATGGGCCGAGCTGCTGATGTGCGGTGTCGGGGAGAGTGGGTTCAGTCGCCCTTGGGTCTGAGCACGTTTTGTAGGGCACGCGGGGTGGGTTACCTTTCCTGGGGACTTGAGTGCTTTTCGGGCCATTGAGTCCTGAGTGTGCGGGATGCAGAAATGGTAACTGTTGGACTGACAGCCTGTAGTCCCTGGTTCTGGGATTTCCAGTTTGCTGTGTGGTTGATTCTTGAAGGTAAAAGGTTGAAGCGGCTGTTGGAGGTGCAGGGGCAGGAGAGCCCTGATCCACAGGGCCAGTGTGTTGGAGGAGCTGGGGCTCCAGGAGGCCAGGGGAGCAACCCCTGTGAGGGCTGCTTCATGCCCAGCAGGGCCGTTAGCTGGATGAGGCTGGAAGGGCCATGGTTCTCCATGTGGGGCAGGAGCGATTTTTCAAATCCTCAAACCGGGGCCTCCAGAATCTTCTGACTGTTTTTATTGGACCCGAGATGCAGTTAGCTAGACGCTTCTCTGTTTGGGTCCTGAGGATTCAAATTCGGGTTAGACTTGGTCCCTGCCCTTGCTGGATTCGAGTGCTCAGACCATTTAGAAAGTCAGCCGACTTGGCTCAGACTGAGTTTTCAGTGTCTCGGAGGGGGAAGTTGCAGTCTCCGAGCTGGAATTGAGAAACTCTAGTTTACGCTTAGGCTTCCTTTCAGAGGTGTATTGGGAAGGGCCAGGGTGGACCAAAGGGAAGTTAAGAACTTCAGAGTCACGGGGGCAAAGGTGTGGGAGACGAGGGCTTGGGAAGAGGGAGGGCATCCTGGAGATGCGGGCAGGAGGCTGGACCCCCGGAGCCAACCCCGTGCCTAGTAAAGGGGGCTGTGGGCCGGGGAGAGCCCGTGGGCTGCGCGCTGGCCAGGGGACCCCATTTGCAAAGCCCAAAACGGGTGTCTCTTCTGACACAGCTGGTGAAACGTTGGCCTTTGGAGAATGtgaagggggagggcagggagggcacACAACGGGCCTCTCCTGAAGGCCACTTTCCATGCGGCCCCTGGGGCGGCAGGGCTGTGAGGGTTCGAAGGCAGGTGGGTGGGCTTGGAGGAGAGGGGGCATGGACTGGCAGCCTGGCCATATGCTGCTGGGTGGGGCAAGGCTCAGGGTTTGGTCCCGGTGGAGAGAGCCGCTGGGAATCCTTCTGGGAAGTTGTCCGAGGAGGTGGGTGGCGGGAAACCGGCTGTATTTTGCCTTGAGGCTGGTCCTGGGTGCTCAGAGCCCTGCTGGGTACACGGGCCTCTGTCCCCACTTAGCCCAGCCGGAGGATTTCAAGGGCATgttctttgtggggaggagtCTTTGAGTGAGCCCCCCAGTTTAAGGGGGGGGTGTCAGGATGTCCCAGCCGGTGTCCTGCCTGCTGGAGAGCTGGGTTCGGATCCTGTTTCGTTGTCTGGGAAGTGGGGGCATCTGATGGGCTGGGCTGCGAGGCTCTTGGCCAGCGGAGGCCGAGGTAGCCCCGGGCTCTGGCGCTTCCGTGGGGAGCCTGTTCCTGATCTCTGTCTTTCCCTAGGGTGGGAGCTGTGTCATTTCGGAGGCCTGTGGCTTCTGCTAACCGGGGCCCCGCGGCCCCAGTCATACAGAATCTGGATCAAGGTCAGGCTGTGCTCTGCTTCTCTGGGGAGGGGCTTGGGGCTGTCTGGAGGCCGAGGGGGTCGgcacccacatttgggaagaggctTCTTCCCTCTTCCGTGGGGATCCCCATGCTTGCGGCCTCTGGGTGGTGGGTGGCAGGCAGTGAGGGGGGCGGCTCTGAGAACAAGTTTGGGGGACCGAGTTGGGACCAAACGTTCTGACTCCGCCTGCAGCATGCTCTCCCGTGGTCCCTCCTGTCTGTGGGTTGCGAAGGACGGGGGCCAGCGCTGAGGGCCCTCCGAGCACTTGGGTCCTTCACGCACGAgggcccccgccccgccctgtGCTCGCAGCGTCTTCCACTGCTGGAGAGCAGGTGGCCCCTTGGCCCCGAGAGGCCTGTGACTGTCCTGGTGGCATGTGGGGCACGGCGCCCAGGCAGCGGGCTGGGGGCGGCAACGAGATGGGCAGCCGGAGGGAGGGTGAGGCCGGCGCTCCAGGGACGCTCTGCTGTGGTCTGGGGAGCGGTGCGTGGTCCCCGGGGTGGCTCCTCTCTGGGGAAAACGGAGAGGTTCCCCTGGGCACAGTCCAGTGTGGCCTCTGTCTGTCTGGCGTCGTAGGGTCAGGAGACAGGCCACTGCTCATGTGACCACACTTCCTCCCTTTGCATCCCTGCCAGGCTCtgtccccttccctccctggtaGCTTGGCAGGAATTTGCCAAAGTCACACGTCTGTGATTCCCTCTGAGGCCTGACCTGAGAGGCCTCTGTCACTTGTCACTTTGCCATCGTCTGAGCCTTCCCTTAAGCAGCCTGACTCCATCGTCCCTTTTTAGCTGGCTACAGGAGCCTTTCTTTCGACCCTGACAGATGAGCGAGCATGCTCCTCACTTCACCCCTGGCCTGCCTGCCGCCTCTGTGGACCAAGCACCACCTTGGCCACACGGGGCTCCCGCCAGGCCCCCCAGGCCTCTTGGACGCTGGTCTTCCCTGGGGGTGTGGGCTGTCTCTAGAtgcaggctggggtggcagcACCTGTGGCCGGGGAGCCCGGGTGGGCGTGGCCGGGTGTGCCCTGGGCTGCAGTGGGCGGCCTGTGGACAAGGCGCCCTGGGCAGCACAGGTCCGAGGCTGGAAGGTGTGTAAAGCGgcaggcacagggcctggcctggcctgggctccCCGCCAGCGCTGGCTGGGTGTCACTGGATGTTTGGTTTCGGGGCTgaccagagaggcaggaggaagtcCAGGAACGAGCGGGTCTTGGAAAGCAAGAGAGGGGCTCAGGGAAGAACTGTCAAGGTCAGATGCTGCCCAGACATCAGGGTAATACACTCCAGGATGTGGCGTTGGATGGTCTGTGTGGAAGCTGCTGGACCCTGGGAGAGCCCCTGGGGGTAGAGACAGGCCACAAGGGCATGACCTAGGGCATGGGGTGACAAGGTGGAGTGTGTGGAGGGGTCATGAGAGTAGGGGCCTGTGACAGAGCCTTGGGCTTCTGGACGGCGGGCCGTGGGTGGGCACGGGAGGGGCTGCTCCCTGTCAGCGGGGcaccagctcctcctgccctctgTGCCCTCGAAGCTGGGGTGCCACCCTTGCCCTGGGGAGGTGGATGTGCCTGGGCTGGCTGGAAAACAGGCTGCCAGGATGGGCCCTGCCCACATTCACAGGCTTCGGGCTCCCCGGCCTGAGGGGGAGCAGCAGACAGATGAGCCAGGACTCGGGCGCTGAGCCACGCTGGGCAGGGTGTGCCACCTGTGGGGGCCCAGAGCTGGCTGTCACCCGCTGGCCTCCAGGCAGCGCTTGTGGCCTCCTCAGCCTGGCTGTCGCAGGACTGAGCC encodes the following:
- the BRI3 gene encoding membrane protein BRI3 isoform X2 → MDHKPLLQERPPAYTLEAGQGDFACGPHGYGAIPTAPPPPPYPYLVTGIPTHHPRVYNIHSRNVTRYPANSIVVVGGCPVCRVGAVSFRRPVASANRGPAAPVIQNLDQESGFWRTPSPSWASSWPSSCSPSGSSAVLP
- the BRI3 gene encoding membrane protein BRI3 isoform X1 — encoded protein: MDHKPLLQERPPAYTLEAGQGDFACGPHGYGAIPTAPPPPPYPYLVTGIPTHHPRVYNIHSRNVTRYPANSIVVVGGCPVCRVGVLEDSFTFLGIFLAIVLFPFGFICCFALRKRRCPNCGANFT